The following are from one region of the Gossypium hirsutum isolate 1008001.06 chromosome D03, Gossypium_hirsutum_v2.1, whole genome shotgun sequence genome:
- the LOC107920158 gene encoding flavonoid 3'-monooxygenase, with the protein MLQIAFSSYSWLLTASHQKDGMLFPVALSFLVAILGISLWHVWTIRKPKKDIAPLPPGPRGLPIVGYLPYLGTDNLHLVFTDLAAAYGPIYKLWLGNKLCVVISSAPLAKEVVRDNDITFSERDPPVCAKIITFGLNDIVFDSYSSPDWRMKRKVLVREMLSHSSIKACYGLRREQVLKGVQNVAQSAGKPIDFGETAFLTSINAMMSMLWGGKQGGEQKGADVWGQFRDLITELMVILGKPNVSDIFPVLARFDIQGLEKEMTKIVNSFDKLFNSMIEERENFSNKLSKEDGNTEAKDFLQLLLELKQKNDSGISITMNQVKALLMDIVVGGTDTTSTMMEWTMAELIANPEAMKKVKQEIDDVVGSDAAVDETHLPKLRYLDAAVKETFRLHPPMPLLVPRCPGDLSNVGGYSVPKGTRVFLNIWCIQRDPQLWENPLEFKPERFLTDHQKLDYLGNDSRYMPFGSGRRMCAGVSLGEKMLYSSLAAMIHAYDWNLADGEENDLIGLFGIIMKKKKPLILVPTPRPSNLQHYMK; encoded by the exons ATGTTGCAAATAGCTTTCAGCTCGTATTCATGGCTGTTGACTGCTAGCCACCAGAAAGATGGAATGTTGTTCCCAGTAGCTTTGTCATTTTTGGTAGCCATATTGGGCATTTCATTGTGGCACGTATGGACCATAAGAAAGCCAAAGAAAGACATCGCCCCATTACCGCCGGGTCCCCGTGGGTTGCCAATAGTGGGATATCTTCCATATCTTGGAACTGATAATCTTCACTTGGTGTTTACAGATTTGGCTGCAGCTTATGGTCCCATCTACAAGCTTTGGCTCGGAAACAAATTATGCGTAGTCATTAGCTCGGCACCACTGGCGAAAGAAGTGGTTCGTGACAACGACATCACATTTTCGGAGAGGGATCCTCCCGTTTGTGCAAAGATTATTACCTTTGGCCTCAATGATATTGTATTTGATTCTTACAGTAGTCCAGATTGGAGAATGAAGAGAAAAGTGCTGGTACGTGAAATGCTTAGCCATAGTAGCATTAAAGCTTGTTATGGTCTAAGGAGGGAACAAGTGCTTAAAGGCGTACAAAATGTTGCTCAAAGTGCTGGCAAGCCAATTGATTTTGGTGAAACGGCATTTTTAACATCAATCAATGCGATGATGAGCATGCTGTGGGGTGGCAAACAGGGAGGAGAGCAGAAAGGGGCCGACGTTTGGGGCCAATTTCGAGATCTCATAACCGAACTAATGGTGATTCTTGGAAAACCAAACGTTTCTGATATTTTCCCGGTGCTTGCAAGGTTTGACATACAGGGATTGGAGAAAGAGATGACTAAAATCGTTAATTCTTTCGATAAGCTTTTCAACTCCATGATTGAAGAAAGAGAGAACTTTAGCAACAAATTGAGCAAAGAAGATGGAAACACTGAAGCAAAAGACTTCTTGCAGCTTCTTTTGGAACTCAAGCAGAAGAACGATAGCGGAATATCGATAACAATGAATCAAGTCAAGGCCTTGCTCATG gACATTGTGGTCGGTGGAACTGATACAACATCAACCATGATGGAATGGACAATGGCTGAACTAATTGCAAATCCTGAAGCAATGAAAAAGGTGAAGCAAGAAATAGACGATGTTGTCGGTTCGGATGCCGCCGTCGATGAGACTCACTTGCCTAAGTTGCGCTATCTAGATGCTGCAGTAAAGGAGACCTTCCGATTGCACCCACCGATGCCACTCCTTGTACCCCGTTGCCCAGGTGACTTAAGCAACGTTGGTGGCTATAGCGTACCAAAGGGCACCAGGGTCTTCTTAAACATTTGGTGTATTCAGAGGGATCCACAGCTTTGGGAAAATCCTTTAGAATTCAAGCCTGAGAGGTTCTTGACTGATCATCAAAAGCTCGATTATTTAGGAAACGATTCCCGGTACATGCCGTTTGGTTCCGGAAGGAGAATGTGTGCCGGAGTATCTCTCGGTGAAAAGATGTTGTATTCCTCCTTGGCGGCAATGATCCATGCTTATGATTGGAATTTGGCCGACGGTGAAGAAAATGACTTGATTGGCTTATTTGGAATTATCATGAAGAAAAAGAAGCCTTTAATTCTTGTTCCTACACCAAGACCATCAAATCTCCAGCACTATATGAAGTAA
- the LOC107919161 gene encoding flavonoid 3',5'-hydroxylase CYP75B138 produces MRSISGYLFTLGSGAFCWSFKKQQTVAQSTAEAEYIAAAGAVSQTIWLRKLLYDLNKEQFEPTEIMVDNQSAIAISKNVVFHGKTKHFKLKFYFVREAVQSKDRISWCLSPTVQGGVLNMDCNATKGQEADKQVQQTNIRAGPEAVWIIHVLDASRSLLKVTSKFTRTKGSKGGRHPIDSDIVVGGTDTTSTMMEWTMAELIANPEAMKKVKQEIDDVVGSDAAVDETHLPKLRYLDAAVKEAFRLHPPLPLLVPRCPGDLSNVGGYSVPKGTRVFLNIWCIQRDPQLWENPLEFKPERFLTDHEKLDYLGNDSRYMPFGSGRRICAGVSLGEKMLYSSLAAMIHAYDWKLADGEENDLIGLFGIIMKKKKPLILVPTPRPSNLQHYMK; encoded by the exons ATGAGGAGTATCTCAGGCTATCTTTTTACACTTGGTTCGGGAGCTTTCTGTTGGAGCTTTAAAAAGCAACAAACGGTTGCTCAATCAACTGCTGAGGCAGAGTATATAGCAGCAGCTGGAGCAGTAAGCCAGACTATTTGGCTTAGAAAATTGTTGTATGATTTGAATAAGGAACAATTTGAACCTACCGAAATTATGGTTGATAATCAGTCAGCAATAGCTATCTCCAAGAATGTTGTTTTTCATggcaaaacaaaacattttaaacTTAAATTCTATTTTGTTCGAGAGGCGGTGCAATCAAAGGAT AGAATCAGTTGGTGTTTGTCacctacagtccaaggaggagtgttgaacatGGATTGCAATGCAACAAAAGGCCAGGAAGCAGACAAGCAGGTGCAGCAGACCAACATTCGAGCAGGACCAGAAGCAGTTTG GATAATACATGTACTTGATGCTTCTAGATCCTTGTTGAAGGTTACATCGAAGTTTACCCGAACAAAAGGCTCCAAAGGAGGTCGCCACCCTATTGACTCT gACATTGTGGTGGGTGGAACTGATACAACATCAACCATGATGGAATGGACAATGGCTGAACTAATTGCAAATCCTGAAGCAATGAAAAAGGTGAAGCAAGAAATAGACGATGTTGTCGGTTCGGATGCCGCCGTCGATGAGACTCACTTGCCTAAGTTGCGCTATCTAGATGCTGCAGTAAAGGAGGCCTTCCGATTGCACCCACCGTTGCCACTCCTTGTACCGCGTTGCCCGGGCGACTTAAGCAACGTTGGTGGCTATAGCGTACCAAAGGGCACCAGGGTCTTCTTAAACATTTGGTGTATTCAGAGGGATCCACAACTTTGGGAAAATCCTTTAGAATTCAAGCCTGAGAGGTTCTTGACTGATCATGAGAAGCTCGATTATTTAGGAAACGATTCCCGTTACATGCCGTTTGGTTCTGGAAGGAGAATATGTGCTGGAGTATCTCTCGGTGAAAAGATGTTGTATTCCTCCTTGGCGGCAATGATCCATGCTTATGATTGGAAGTTGGCCGACGGTGAAGAAAATGACTTGATTGGCTTATTTGGAATTATTATGAAGAAAAAGAAGCCTTTAATTCTTGTTCCTACACCAAGACCATCAAATCTCCAGCACTATATGAAGTAA